A genomic segment from Aegilops tauschii subsp. strangulata cultivar AL8/78 chromosome 1, Aet v6.0, whole genome shotgun sequence encodes:
- the LOC141028041 gene encoding uncharacterized protein, producing the protein MVKNIWEKPAVGHTLIQRWNFKIRAMRRHLSGWAKHTNGMYKKEKQRLSTIIDDLDKIAETRILSQQEIDMKNQSNEKVARLLREEEIKYYQRSKADFILMGDSNTRYFQLVANGRHRKKHIYSLQQDEGRIEGQEKLKRYITSYYKSLFGPPDEGNFTLDENRTDDIPQVTAEENDFITAPFSEEEVRAAVFQMEHNKAPGPDGFPA; encoded by the coding sequence ATGGTCAAGAACATTTGGGAGAAGCCCGCTGTTGGTCATACACTCATTCAGAGATGGAACTTTAAAATAAGGGCCATGAGGCGACACCTCTCTGGATGGGCTAAACACACCAATGGGATGTATAAAAAAGAAAAACAGCGCCTATCTACCATTATTGATGACCTCGATAAAATTGCAGAGACACGCATCTTATCTCAACAGGAGATTGATATGAAAAATCAATCCAATGAGAAGGTTGCACGTCTTTTGCGAGAAGAGGAAATCAAATATTACCAAAGATCCAAAGCTGATTTCATCTTGATGGGAGATAGTAATACAAGATACTTCCAATTGGTCGCCAATGGTCGACATAGGAAGAAACATATTTATAGTCTCCAACAAGATGAAGGGCGGATTGAAGGTCAAGAGAAGCTCAAAAGGTATATCACTAGCTATTACAAATCTCTGTTCGGGCCGCCAGATGAAGGGAATTTCACCCTTGACGAGAACCGAACAGATGATATTCCTCAAGTCACGGCAGAAGAGAATGACTTCATCACGGCACCTTTCTCAGAAGAGGAGGTGAGAGCAGCGGTGTTCCAAATGGAACATAACAAAGCTCCAGGACCTGATGGCTTCCCCGCATAA